One Rissa tridactyla isolate bRisTri1 chromosome 4, bRisTri1.patW.cur.20221130, whole genome shotgun sequence DNA window includes the following coding sequences:
- the DICER1 gene encoding endoribonuclease Dicer isoform X2 encodes MKSPALQSLSMAGLQLMTPASSPMGPFFGLPWQQEAIHDNIYTPRKYQVELLEAALDHNTIVCLNTGSGKTFIAVLLTKELSYQIRGDFNKNGKRTVFLVNSANQVAQQVSAVRTHSDLKVGEYSSLETTESWTKEKWSQEFSKHQVLVMTCHVALTVLRNEYLSLSNINLLVFDECHLAIQDHPYCEIMKICEDYPSCPRILGLTASILNGKCDPAELEEKIQKLEKILKSNAETATDLVVLDRYTSQPCEIVVDCGPYTDKSGLYGRLLKELDEALTFLNDCNISVHSKERDSTLISKQILSDCRAVLVVLGPWCADKVAGMMVRELQKYIKHEQEELHRKFLLFTDTFLRKIHALCEEHFSPASLDLKFVTPKVIKLLEILRKYKPYERQQFESVEWYNNRNQDNYVSWSDSEDDDEDEEIEEKEKPETNFPSPFTNILCGIIFVERRYTAVVLNR; translated from the exons ATGAAAAGCCCTGCTTTGCAATCCCTCAGCATGGCGGGACTGCAGCTCATGACCCCTGCTTCCTCCCCAATGGGTCCATTTTTTGGACTACCATGGCAACAAGAAGCAATTCATGATAACATTTACACGCCAAGAAAATATCAG gTTGAACTGCTTGAAGCAGCTTTGGATCATAATACAATAGTCTGCTTAAACACTGGCTCAGGGAAGACTTTTATTGCAGTACTACTCACTAAAGAGCTGTCCTATCAGATCAGGGGAGATttcaacaaaaatggaaaaagaactgTGTTCTTGGTCAACTCAG CAAATCAAGTTGCTCAACAAGTGTCAGCTGTCAGGACACATTCAGATCTTAAAGTGGGAGAGTATTCAAGTTTAGAGACGACTGAATCATGGACAAAAGAGAAGTGGAGTCAGGAATTCTCAAAGCATCAG GTTCTGGTTATGACATGTCACGTTGCTTTGACTGTTTTAAGAAATGAGTATTTATCCCTGTCAAATATTAATCTTCTGGTGTTTGATGAGTGCCATCTTGCAATCCAGGATCACCCATACTGTGAAATTATGAAG ATCTGTGAGGATTATCCATCGTGTCCTCGAATCTTGGGATTGACAGCTTCCATTTTAAATGGGAAATGTGATCCTGCTGAGTTAGAGGAGAAGATCCAGAAACTGGAGAAAATTTTAAAGAGCAATGCTGAAACCGCAACTGATTTGGTGGTTTTAGACAG ATATACTTCTCAGCCGTGTGAGATTGTTGTAGACTGTGGACCATATACTGACAAAAGTGGGTTGTATGGAAGATTATTGAAGGAATTGGATGAGGCACTTACTTTTCTAAATGACTGCAACATATCTGTACATTCAAAAGAAAGAGATTCTACGTTAATTTCTAAGCAG ATATTGTCAGACTGTCGAGCTGTGTTGGTTGTTCTGGGACCCTGGTGTGCAGATAAGGTAGCTGGGATGATGGTGAGAGAGCTACAGAAGTATATCAAACACGAACAAGAGGAGCTGCACAGGAAATTTTTATTGTTTACAGACACTTTCCTAAGGAAAATACATGCACTCTGTGAAGAGCACTTCTCGCCTGCCTCACTTGACCTGAAATTTGTTACCCCAAAAGTAATAAAGCTGCTTGAAATCTTGCGCAAATATAAACCATATGAACGGCAGCAGTTTGAAAGTGTTGAATGGTATAACAATAGGAATCAGGATAATTACGTATCTTGGAGTGATTCTGAAGATGATGATGAGGATGAAGAAATTGAGGAGAAAGAGAAGCCAGAGACTAATTTCCCATCTCCCTTTACTAATATTTTATGTGGAATTATTTTTGTGGAAAGAAGATACACAGCAGTTGTTCTAAATAggtaa